One Paraburkholderia sp. PREW-6R genomic region harbors:
- a CDS encoding LysR substrate-binding domain-containing protein, producing the protein MLKRYPSIQSMQAFLQAARVGSFSSAARHLSLTHSAISQQIRTLEEFVGQPLFVREGGRVVPTDAGVLFANQLADGFEQIDRALSSVKERTVERSITLDVDPELAQSWLVARLPALLGALGSTSLTVLSTPRHERGAFERVDIALRYGYGEWDGFENVLICGDRLTAVGSPSLLQARGLGAPLSPHQLLDLPLLGYTKRSWIPWLAAAGLPAVEPNAVAVFDNAAALIAAASASVGAGLARGLLAADAQRNGTLIELTDVEIPTHYNLYAVWPREKAARVAPLIDVIRDLVAQTRNPH; encoded by the coding sequence ATGTTGAAGCGCTATCCGTCCATCCAGTCGATGCAGGCCTTTCTGCAGGCGGCGCGCGTCGGCAGTTTCTCCAGCGCGGCGCGCCACCTCTCGCTCACGCACAGCGCGATCAGTCAGCAGATCCGCACGCTGGAAGAGTTTGTCGGCCAACCCCTCTTTGTGCGCGAAGGCGGCCGCGTCGTGCCGACGGATGCGGGCGTGCTGTTTGCCAACCAGCTGGCCGATGGCTTCGAGCAGATCGACCGTGCGTTATCGTCGGTGAAAGAGCGCACGGTCGAGCGGTCCATCACGCTCGACGTCGACCCCGAACTCGCGCAGAGCTGGCTGGTGGCACGCTTGCCCGCCTTGCTCGGTGCGCTGGGCAGCACCTCGCTTACCGTGCTGTCCACGCCGCGCCACGAGCGCGGCGCATTCGAGCGCGTGGACATTGCGCTGCGCTACGGGTACGGAGAATGGGATGGATTCGAAAACGTGTTGATCTGCGGCGACCGCCTGACGGCGGTGGGCTCGCCTTCGCTATTGCAGGCACGGGGGCTTGGCGCGCCGCTTTCGCCTCACCAATTACTGGACCTGCCGCTGCTGGGCTATACGAAGCGCTCCTGGATTCCGTGGCTAGCCGCCGCAGGCTTGCCCGCCGTCGAGCCCAACGCGGTAGCCGTCTTCGACAATGCCGCGGCCCTGATCGCCGCCGCGAGCGCGAGCGTAGGCGCGGGTCTGGCGCGCGGCCTGCTCGCCGCCGACGCGCAGCGCAACGGCACCCTGATCGAACTCACCGATGTGGAAATCCCGACGCACTACAACCTCTACGCGGTATGGCCGCGTGAGAAGGCGGCACGCGTCGCACCGCTCATCGACGTGATCCGCGACCTGGTCGCTCAAACCCGCAACCCGCATTAG
- a CDS encoding UbiD family decarboxylase gives MADNLLRATQDFHRFAQAYREHYPDDVLTLTEPLSADQDVTAVVAELTARGQHPMLICEKVDGIATPVVTNFFASRNRIGRLFDVDASGLFDAYQQRANAPIAPVFVATGPVLDRVIEGDAVDLVQLPMIRHFDTDRGPYVTNAVIVAEDPVTGVANLSYHRSMRHARNALATSLHSRGHLWRMLQTAQARGDTLKVAMVIGAHPLFMLAAAARVPFGTDERTIAGGLFGAPLELVRTPRYGIGVPASAEFVLEGTIDPSAHAEEGPFGEFTGYSSDRSTNNVLRVDTMMARHDAWLVDVVGGPYAEHLTLARLPREAEMSEKLKARFPSVTALHYPNSGTHFHCYVALNQTRDGEARQIMLALLGWDPYLKNVVAVDSDTDITNDSQVLWAIATHTQPHEDVFIVNGLPGSPLDPSSSALGTTSRMGVDATRGSHFDGIRARISERASQQAADILARAAGVRR, from the coding sequence ATGGCGGATAATCTCCTCCGCGCTACACAGGATTTTCACCGCTTCGCGCAAGCGTACCGGGAACACTATCCCGACGATGTATTGACGTTGACCGAGCCCCTGTCGGCGGATCAGGACGTCACAGCGGTCGTCGCGGAACTCACTGCCCGCGGTCAGCATCCGATGCTGATCTGCGAGAAGGTCGACGGCATTGCGACGCCTGTCGTGACCAACTTCTTCGCTTCGCGCAATCGCATCGGACGCCTGTTCGATGTCGATGCGTCGGGCCTCTTCGACGCCTATCAACAGCGCGCCAATGCACCCATCGCGCCCGTGTTCGTGGCGACCGGCCCCGTGCTCGATCGTGTGATCGAAGGCGACGCCGTCGATCTCGTGCAACTGCCGATGATCCGCCACTTCGACACCGATCGCGGCCCGTATGTCACCAATGCGGTGATCGTCGCCGAAGATCCGGTCACCGGCGTGGCGAACCTCAGCTATCACCGCTCGATGCGGCACGCGAGGAATGCGTTAGCCACCAGCCTGCATTCGCGTGGTCACCTGTGGCGCATGCTGCAAACCGCGCAAGCGCGTGGCGACACGTTGAAAGTCGCCATGGTGATCGGCGCGCATCCGCTCTTCATGCTGGCCGCAGCCGCACGCGTACCGTTCGGCACGGATGAGCGCACCATTGCAGGGGGTCTCTTCGGTGCACCGCTGGAACTGGTGCGCACGCCGCGCTACGGCATCGGCGTGCCCGCTTCCGCGGAGTTCGTGCTGGAAGGCACGATCGATCCTTCCGCGCATGCCGAAGAAGGCCCGTTCGGCGAGTTCACCGGCTATTCGTCGGATCGTTCGACGAACAACGTGCTGCGCGTCGACACGATGATGGCCCGGCACGATGCATGGCTCGTCGACGTGGTCGGCGGCCCGTACGCCGAACATCTGACGCTAGCCCGCCTGCCTCGCGAAGCGGAGATGAGCGAGAAGCTCAAAGCGCGCTTCCCCTCGGTCACCGCCTTGCACTACCCCAACTCCGGCACGCATTTTCACTGCTACGTGGCGCTGAACCAGACGCGCGACGGCGAAGCGCGCCAGATCATGCTTGCGCTGCTGGGCTGGGACCCGTATCTGAAGAACGTCGTGGCGGTGGACAGCGACACAGACATCACCAACGACTCACAGGTCTTGTGGGCGATCGCCACGCATACTCAGCCGCATGAAGACGTATTTATCGTCAACGGCTTGCCGGGCAGTCCGCTCGATCCTTCGTCGTCGGCATTGGGCACCACGTCGCGCATGGGTGTCGATGCGACGCGCGGCTCGCATTTCGACGGCATCCGCGCACGGATCAGCGAGCGTGCGTCGCAACAGGCCGCGGACATTCTCGCTCGCGCGGCCGGAGTCCGGCGATGA
- a CDS encoding GTP-binding protein, with protein sequence MNHIHTTHHEVEKIPVTVLTGFLGAGKTTLLNYILREKHGRKIAVIENEFGEIGIDGGLVLESTEEIYEMTNGCVCCVGAVREDLVRIVRMLVERPDRLDHIIVETSGLADPYPVAQTFFLDDPIAKQVTLDAVVTMVDAKHIAAHLDDLVLDGSDNQAVDQIVCADRIVINKVDLVGPDDIASLTHRIRGLNATAEIVESSYARIDLDRILGVGANEFSQILVETDGLHDEHAHAHEEREAHHEHEHGNDPAHGHALLDADHADHRHDDSVSSVGIEVDADIDLHALQNWLAELRDSDAANLFRMKGILAVQGQSHRYVLQGVHNVIELRAAQAWGSEPRSCRLVFIGRDLDRAALTDRFRACLAVPVAA encoded by the coding sequence ATGAATCACATTCACACCACCCATCACGAAGTCGAGAAAATCCCCGTCACGGTGCTGACCGGCTTTCTCGGTGCCGGCAAAACCACGCTGCTCAACTACATCCTGCGTGAGAAACACGGCCGCAAGATTGCTGTGATTGAAAACGAGTTCGGCGAGATCGGCATCGACGGTGGCCTCGTGCTCGAATCGACCGAAGAGATTTACGAAATGACGAATGGCTGCGTGTGCTGCGTGGGCGCAGTGCGCGAAGACCTGGTGCGGATCGTGCGCATGCTCGTGGAAAGGCCGGACCGGCTCGATCACATCATCGTGGAGACAAGCGGCCTCGCCGATCCGTATCCGGTCGCGCAAACCTTTTTCCTCGACGATCCGATTGCGAAACAGGTGACGCTCGACGCCGTCGTCACGATGGTGGACGCGAAGCATATCGCCGCGCACCTGGACGATCTGGTGCTGGACGGCAGCGACAATCAGGCAGTCGATCAGATCGTGTGCGCGGACCGTATCGTCATCAACAAGGTTGATCTGGTCGGGCCGGACGATATCGCGTCGCTCACGCACCGCATCCGTGGACTCAACGCTACCGCGGAGATCGTGGAGTCGAGCTATGCGAGGATCGACCTCGACAGGATACTGGGTGTGGGTGCGAACGAATTCTCGCAGATTCTCGTCGAGACCGATGGCTTGCATGACGAACACGCGCACGCTCACGAAGAGCGGGAAGCTCACCATGAGCACGAACACGGGAATGACCCCGCGCACGGCCACGCCCTTCTGGACGCCGATCACGCCGACCATCGGCACGACGACAGCGTGTCCTCCGTCGGTATCGAAGTCGACGCGGATATCGACCTGCACGCGCTACAGAACTGGCTCGCCGAGCTGCGCGATTCGGACGCGGCGAACTTGTTCCGTATGAAGGGCATTCTCGCCGTGCAAGGCCAGTCGCACCGCTATGTGCTACAGGGCGTGCATAACGTCATTGAACTGCGCGCGGCGCAAGCGTGGGGCAGTGAGCCGCGTTCGTGCCGGCTTGTTTTCATTGGACGCGATCTCGATCGCGCCGCGCTGACCGACCGCTTCCGTGCCTGTCTTGCCGTGCCGGTCGCGGCCTGA
- a CDS encoding amidohydrolase family protein, with amino-acid sequence MIIDTSCYPTNLVDLAWRHDGEPFSAERLIEVMDGPYVINGKPRRIDKAFIQPPQGNTIYTWTDGNRSGRESIDDYMAYTVESVQKYPDRLLGCFVYNPRCGPENGADAIEFYATEHGFKMVQLQANMHAYRPDRALDWLRPALRKCADLGLLVKLHTGDGPYSIPSEWYPLIREFPSVNFIMAHFGVQTGGVYCFEPYQMALDTPNVYCESSWCLQSRIVEFAKVLPTHKILYGSDTPPNEPGMWLRLLEVLCHEPPQGLNLDEDTLEDYLGNNLARMIGIEPTARPKSVEEAQAYLKHHAGAALKHAREADYAGAR; translated from the coding sequence ATGATCATCGACACCAGCTGTTATCCGACCAACCTGGTCGACCTCGCATGGCGCCACGACGGCGAGCCATTTTCCGCCGAGCGTCTGATCGAGGTGATGGACGGCCCCTACGTCATCAACGGCAAGCCTCGTCGGATCGACAAGGCGTTCATTCAGCCTCCGCAAGGCAACACCATCTATACGTGGACCGATGGCAACCGTTCGGGCCGCGAGTCGATCGACGACTACATGGCGTACACCGTAGAAAGCGTGCAGAAGTACCCGGACCGTCTGCTCGGTTGCTTCGTCTACAACCCGCGTTGCGGTCCGGAGAACGGCGCGGATGCGATCGAGTTCTATGCAACGGAGCACGGCTTCAAGATGGTGCAACTGCAAGCGAACATGCATGCGTACCGTCCCGACCGCGCGCTCGACTGGCTGCGCCCTGCGCTGCGTAAATGCGCGGACCTCGGTCTGCTCGTGAAGCTGCACACCGGCGACGGCCCGTACAGCATTCCGAGCGAATGGTATCCGCTGATCCGCGAATTTCCGTCGGTAAACTTCATCATGGCGCACTTTGGTGTGCAGACGGGTGGCGTGTATTGCTTCGAGCCGTACCAGATGGCACTGGACACGCCCAATGTGTACTGCGAATCGAGCTGGTGCCTGCAATCGCGCATCGTCGAATTCGCGAAGGTGCTGCCCACCCACAAGATTCTTTACGGCTCCGACACGCCGCCAAACGAGCCGGGCATGTGGCTGCGTCTGCTGGAAGTGTTGTGTCACGAACCGCCGCAAGGCCTGAATCTCGACGAAGACACGCTTGAGGATTACCTCGGCAACAACCTTGCCCGCATGATCGGCATCGAGCCGACCGCTCGACCAAAAAGCGTCGAAGAAGCGCAAGCCTATCTGAAACACCACGCCGGCGCCGCGCTGAAACACGCGCGCGAGGCGGACTACGCAGGAGCCCGCTGA
- a CDS encoding LysR substrate-binding domain-containing protein encodes MDIRLLRYFAVLADELHFGRAAARLHISQPPLSQQIRILEEEMGTALFMRSQHRVELTDAGKTLKEQVPLIFAQFERAIDLTRCAGRGEVGSLEIGIISSAMVEPIPRALRVFAHKHPQVRWTLHEMTPAAQILALKERRLDVCFFRVSHDDPEIRSEVVMRESAVVALPLGHALASREEIALRELATERFVSFGLRQSQLARFLQDCCVEAGFTPVIEQEVVEVHTLLCLVREGLGVALLPSSARQLSTGGVAFVPAAAPCPEVSLHARYRAEDPSPVLSLFLDTVRDVAASTN; translated from the coding sequence ATGGACATCCGCTTGTTGCGCTACTTTGCGGTGCTTGCCGACGAACTGCATTTTGGCCGGGCAGCCGCGCGGCTACACATTTCCCAGCCTCCGCTGAGTCAGCAGATTCGCATCCTCGAAGAGGAGATGGGCACTGCGTTGTTCATGCGCTCGCAGCATCGTGTCGAACTCACTGATGCAGGGAAAACACTTAAAGAACAGGTGCCGTTGATCTTTGCGCAGTTCGAACGTGCGATCGATCTGACTCGCTGTGCGGGGCGGGGCGAAGTGGGAAGTCTCGAGATCGGCATCATCAGTTCGGCAATGGTCGAGCCGATACCGCGCGCACTGCGGGTATTCGCGCACAAGCATCCACAGGTGCGCTGGACGCTGCATGAGATGACGCCCGCCGCGCAGATCCTCGCGTTAAAGGAGCGGCGACTGGATGTGTGTTTCTTTCGCGTGTCGCACGACGATCCGGAGATTCGCAGCGAAGTCGTCATGCGTGAGTCGGCCGTGGTCGCGTTGCCCTTGGGGCATGCGTTGGCGTCGCGTGAAGAGATTGCGCTGCGTGAGTTGGCGACCGAACGCTTCGTGTCGTTTGGTCTGCGGCAATCGCAACTCGCACGCTTTTTACAGGACTGTTGCGTCGAAGCAGGGTTTACGCCGGTGATCGAACAGGAAGTGGTCGAAGTGCATACGTTGTTGTGCCTCGTGCGCGAGGGGCTGGGCGTGGCGTTGCTGCCTTCTTCCGCGCGGCAGTTGTCGACGGGCGGCGTCGCATTCGTGCCGGCGGCCGCGCCGTGTCCCGAAGTGTCGTTGCATGCGCGCTATCGGGCAGAAGACCCTTCCCCGGTACTTTCACTGTTCCTCGATACCGTGCGTGACGTGGCTGCCAGTACAAACTAA
- a CDS encoding nucleobase:cation symporter-2 family protein, translating into MNTAIHPVDRILPKRQMITLGLQHMLVAYIGAIAVPLIVASALKMSLADTTVLISTALFCSGISTILQTVGFWKFGVRLPILQGVAFSSVGPVIAIGTSPGVGFAGVCGAVIGAGVFTMFAAPLVGRLRRFFPPVVTGCIVTVIGLQLFPVAYQWAGGGEAAQRQFGALPFLSVTLFVALVILAINRFANAFLRNLSVLIGLVAGGILACSLGMGNFASVAQAPWFTMPLPFHFGTPVFSLVPVLTMIVVMVVQMVESMGLFVAIGDIVGKDVSEEDVVRGMRANGLASAIAGMFAAFPFIAFMENVGLVILTGVRSRWVVAISGVLMCVVALVPKIGAVVASTPSAALGGAGIAMFGVVVAAGVQTLAKVDFERNRYNVLIVGFTIATALIPVMAPQVFKHMPDWTQPFLHSGVVLACLVSVVLNAVLNGAHEEDLVAAHNMVRE; encoded by the coding sequence ATGAACACCGCCATACACCCCGTCGATCGGATTCTGCCGAAGCGCCAGATGATCACGCTCGGTTTGCAACATATGCTGGTGGCGTATATCGGCGCGATTGCTGTTCCGCTGATTGTCGCGTCGGCACTGAAGATGTCGCTCGCCGACACCACCGTGCTCATCAGCACGGCGCTCTTTTGTTCGGGTATCTCAACGATTTTGCAGACCGTCGGCTTCTGGAAGTTTGGTGTGCGTCTGCCGATTCTGCAGGGCGTCGCGTTCAGCAGCGTCGGGCCTGTCATTGCGATCGGCACGAGTCCGGGCGTCGGCTTTGCCGGTGTGTGCGGCGCGGTGATTGGCGCGGGTGTTTTCACGATGTTCGCCGCACCGCTCGTCGGGCGCCTGCGAAGGTTCTTTCCCCCCGTCGTGACCGGCTGCATTGTCACCGTGATCGGCTTGCAACTGTTTCCTGTCGCGTATCAGTGGGCCGGCGGCGGCGAGGCCGCGCAACGTCAGTTCGGCGCCCTGCCCTTTCTGAGCGTCACGCTGTTCGTCGCGCTCGTCATTCTCGCGATCAACCGCTTTGCCAACGCGTTTCTGCGTAACCTGTCGGTGCTGATCGGCCTCGTGGCGGGTGGCATTCTGGCGTGCTCGCTCGGCATGGGCAATTTTGCAAGCGTGGCGCAAGCGCCGTGGTTCACGATGCCGCTGCCGTTCCACTTCGGCACACCCGTGTTCTCGCTGGTGCCGGTGCTGACGATGATCGTCGTCATGGTCGTGCAGATGGTCGAATCCATGGGCCTCTTTGTCGCGATCGGCGACATTGTCGGCAAGGACGTGAGCGAAGAGGACGTGGTGCGCGGCATGCGCGCCAATGGACTTGCCAGCGCAATTGCCGGCATGTTCGCGGCGTTTCCGTTCATCGCCTTCATGGAAAACGTCGGGCTCGTGATTCTGACCGGCGTGCGCAGCCGCTGGGTGGTGGCGATCAGCGGCGTGCTGATGTGCGTGGTCGCGCTGGTGCCGAAGATCGGCGCGGTAGTGGCCTCGACGCCTTCGGCGGCACTCGGCGGCGCAGGTATCGCCATGTTCGGCGTCGTGGTCGCGGCCGGCGTGCAGACGCTGGCGAAGGTGGACTTCGAGCGCAATCGCTACAACGTGCTGATCGTCGGCTTTACGATCGCCACCGCGCTCATCCCGGTGATGGCGCCGCAGGTCTTCAAGCACATGCCCGACTGGACCCAGCCGTTCCTGCATAGCGGCGTAGTGCTGGCGTGTCTCGTTTCCGTCGTGCTGAACGCGGTGCTCAATGGCGCGCATGAAGAAGATCTGGTGGCGGCGCACAACATGGTCCGCGAATGA
- a CDS encoding amidohydrolase family protein: MIIDTHLHPTNLVDEAWRHTGEPFTGERLLKMMDGPYIINGKPRRIDMGFIQPPPGNTGYRDGNRRGREGIRDYMSYIAELTQKYPDRFIGNFTYNPRWGPENGAAELEFHVKEYGFKMLKLHANMHGYRPDRALDWLRPAMKKCAELGVVVLIHTGDGPYTIPTQFYPIIREFPMVNFIIGHFGIQTGGNYSFEAFWMAMDTPNVYCESGWCYQSRIVEFARELPRNKIVFGTDSPPNEPGMWLRELEMLCGPAPQGMDLDEDGLEDYMGNNIARLVGIEPTRPPKDLAEAEKRLKATYVNDVTQPA; the protein is encoded by the coding sequence ATGATCATCGATACCCATCTGCACCCCACGAATCTCGTCGACGAAGCGTGGCGTCATACCGGCGAGCCGTTCACCGGCGAACGCCTGCTGAAGATGATGGACGGTCCATACATCATCAACGGAAAACCGCGCCGTATCGACATGGGCTTCATTCAGCCGCCGCCCGGCAACACCGGCTATCGCGACGGGAATCGCCGCGGCCGGGAAGGCATTCGCGATTACATGTCGTATATCGCCGAACTTACGCAGAAGTACCCCGATCGCTTTATCGGCAACTTCACGTACAACCCGCGTTGGGGCCCGGAGAACGGCGCAGCCGAACTCGAATTCCACGTGAAGGAATACGGCTTCAAGATGCTCAAGCTGCACGCGAACATGCATGGCTACCGGCCGGATCGCGCGCTCGACTGGTTGCGGCCCGCGATGAAGAAGTGCGCCGAACTCGGCGTGGTCGTGCTGATTCATACGGGCGACGGACCCTACACCATTCCGACGCAGTTCTATCCGATCATCCGCGAATTCCCGATGGTGAATTTCATCATCGGTCACTTCGGCATTCAAACGGGCGGCAATTACTCGTTCGAAGCCTTCTGGATGGCAATGGACACGCCGAACGTGTACTGCGAATCGGGCTGGTGCTACCAGTCGCGCATCGTCGAATTCGCTCGCGAACTGCCGCGCAACAAGATCGTGTTCGGCACGGATTCGCCGCCGAACGAGCCGGGCATGTGGCTGCGCGAACTCGAAATGCTGTGTGGTCCCGCGCCGCAAGGCATGGATCTCGATGAGGACGGACTCGAAGACTACATGGGCAACAACATCGCCCGTCTGGTCGGCATCGAACCGACCCGACCGCCGAAGGACCTTGCCGAAGCGGAGAAGCGTTTGAAGGCGACGTACGTCAATGATGTGACGCAACCGGCCTGA
- a CDS encoding (2Fe-2S)-binding protein, producing the protein MIEIVVNDTRHSLDNVPEDMPLLWVLRDRLKLTGTKFGCGGGFCGACTVHLEGEAVRSCLLPALAVAGKRITTIEGLSKDGRHPLQLAWVAEDVPQCGYCQSGQLMQAAAFLNGKPAVNDETISTAMAGNICRCGTYSRIRKAIKRAASGDPTLAAVDMRVCASACPFHAASEEA; encoded by the coding sequence ATGATCGAGATCGTGGTCAACGACACGCGGCACTCGCTCGACAATGTACCGGAAGACATGCCCCTATTGTGGGTGTTGCGCGACCGGCTCAAATTGACCGGCACGAAATTCGGCTGCGGCGGCGGCTTCTGCGGTGCGTGCACCGTGCATCTGGAAGGCGAAGCGGTACGCTCCTGTCTGCTGCCGGCGCTCGCCGTGGCGGGCAAACGCATTACCACGATTGAAGGCCTGTCCAAGGACGGGCGGCATCCGCTGCAGCTCGCGTGGGTCGCTGAGGACGTGCCGCAATGCGGCTACTGTCAATCGGGCCAGTTGATGCAGGCGGCTGCGTTTCTCAACGGCAAGCCGGCCGTCAACGACGAGACCATCTCGACCGCGATGGCGGGCAACATCTGTCGCTGCGGCACCTACTCGCGAATTCGCAAGGCGATCAAACGGGCGGCGTCGGGCGATCCGACGCTAGCGGCCGTCGATATGCGTGTCTGCGCTTCCGCCTGCCCGTTTCATGCTGCCAGCGAGGAGGCTTGA
- a CDS encoding amidohydrolase family protein, with amino-acid sequence MSMQTEALLIKNPVAVMSGMRGERARLGQVDLRIGRGRIETIAPNLEPRADERVIDARSCVVYPGWVNTHHHLFQNLLKAVPSGINADLQEWLAAVPYPRLARFTPELARVAARLGLAELLLSGVTTCADHHYLYHADGTTETGDLLFDEAASFGMRFVLCRGGALQAAGDHPGFSKVALKPETLDQMLADIERLKARYHDSAAASMRRVVVAPTTPTFSLPPELLPEVARAARRMGLRMHTHLSETTRYVDFCKERFNRLPVEFVAEHEWLGPDVWFAHLVHLQASEIAMLAETGSGCSHCPVSNARLGSGIAPAPQMAAAGVPMSLAVDGVASNESGSMTNEAHFAWLVHRAAQGASATTVEETIHWGSAGGADVLGLDAVGTLEVGKAADVVLYDIGDLRFNGFHDIAVAPVTAGEPARVRYNVVNGRVVVDDGVIPGLDLDELRYEAARGVKLLLAD; translated from the coding sequence GTGAGCATGCAAACTGAAGCGTTGCTGATCAAAAACCCCGTTGCGGTGATGAGCGGAATGCGCGGCGAACGCGCGCGGCTTGGGCAGGTCGATCTGCGGATTGGTCGTGGCCGGATCGAAACCATCGCCCCGAATCTCGAACCGCGCGCCGACGAGCGCGTGATCGACGCGCGATCCTGTGTCGTCTATCCGGGGTGGGTGAATACGCACCACCATCTGTTCCAGAATCTTCTAAAAGCCGTGCCGTCCGGTATCAACGCGGACTTGCAGGAATGGCTGGCCGCCGTGCCGTATCCACGCCTTGCGAGGTTTACGCCGGAGCTGGCGCGGGTTGCGGCGCGTCTGGGCCTTGCCGAGCTGCTGCTTTCCGGCGTAACGACTTGCGCAGATCATCACTACCTTTATCACGCCGACGGCACCACCGAAACCGGTGATCTGCTATTCGACGAGGCGGCTTCGTTCGGCATGCGCTTCGTGTTGTGCCGTGGCGGCGCGTTGCAGGCGGCCGGCGATCATCCAGGCTTCTCCAAAGTCGCGCTCAAGCCCGAGACGCTCGATCAGATGCTGGCCGACATCGAGCGTCTGAAAGCGCGCTATCACGACAGCGCCGCGGCCTCGATGCGCCGCGTCGTCGTCGCGCCTACCACTCCGACGTTTTCCCTGCCGCCCGAGTTGCTGCCCGAAGTCGCACGCGCGGCTCGGCGGATGGGTCTACGCATGCATACGCATCTGTCCGAGACGACCCGCTATGTCGATTTCTGCAAGGAGCGGTTCAACCGTCTGCCGGTCGAGTTCGTCGCCGAGCACGAGTGGCTCGGACCGGACGTGTGGTTCGCGCACCTCGTGCATCTGCAGGCGAGCGAAATCGCGATGCTCGCCGAAACGGGCAGCGGCTGCTCGCATTGCCCGGTCAGCAACGCGCGCCTCGGCAGCGGCATTGCGCCGGCGCCGCAAATGGCGGCGGCGGGCGTGCCGATGTCGCTCGCAGTGGACGGCGTCGCGTCGAACGAGTCCGGCAGCATGACCAACGAAGCGCATTTCGCGTGGCTCGTGCATCGCGCGGCTCAGGGCGCGTCGGCGACCACCGTCGAGGAGACGATCCATTGGGGCAGCGCGGGTGGCGCGGACGTGCTCGGTCTCGATGCGGTCGGTACGCTCGAAGTGGGCAAGGCGGCGGATGTCGTGCTGTACGACATCGGCGATCTGCGCTTTAACGGGTTCCACGACATTGCGGTCGCGCCGGTGACGGCGGGCGAGCCGGCGCGCGTTCGCTATAACGTGGTGAACGGCCGCGTGGTGGTGGATGACGGCGTGATTCCTGGGCTCGATCTCGACGAACTTCGTTACGAAGCCGCCAGGGGCGTCAAGCTGTTGCTCGCTGACTAA
- a CDS encoding UbiX family flavin prenyltransferase, with protein sequence MSARRLVVGISGASGFSYGVRLLQLLRQLDIETHLTVSRSALLTMTHETDYRYAEVSALASATYRCDDMAAAISSGSFRSLGMIVAPCSMKTLAEIASGMSSSLISRAADVTLKERRPLVLLARETPYTLAHLRNMIAVTEMGAIVAPPVPAFYARPSSLDQMIDHTLGRVLDLFGLEAGTVKRWREVEATAPPIA encoded by the coding sequence ATGAGCGCGCGACGGCTCGTAGTGGGCATCAGTGGCGCATCCGGTTTTTCCTATGGTGTGCGCCTGCTGCAACTACTGCGTCAACTCGATATTGAAACGCATCTGACCGTCTCGCGCAGCGCGCTGCTCACGATGACGCACGAGACCGATTACAGGTACGCCGAAGTCAGCGCGCTCGCCAGCGCGACCTACCGTTGCGACGATATGGCCGCAGCCATTTCGAGCGGCTCGTTTCGCTCGCTGGGCATGATCGTCGCACCCTGTTCGATGAAGACGCTTGCCGAAATTGCGAGCGGCATGTCGTCGAGCCTGATTTCACGCGCCGCCGACGTCACGTTGAAGGAGCGCCGCCCGCTGGTGCTCCTCGCGCGTGAAACCCCCTACACGTTGGCGCATCTGCGCAACATGATCGCCGTAACCGAAATGGGTGCGATTGTCGCGCCACCGGTGCCGGCGTTTTACGCGCGCCCGTCTTCACTGGACCAGATGATCGACCACACGCTAGGCCGCGTGCTCGACCTGTTCGGTCTCGAAGCGGGCACCGTCAAACGCTGGCGGGAAGTGGAAGCAACCGCCCCGCCTATCGCCTGA